A portion of the Trachemys scripta elegans isolate TJP31775 chromosome 9, CAS_Tse_1.0, whole genome shotgun sequence genome contains these proteins:
- the FOXO4 gene encoding forkhead box protein O4 (The sequence of the model RefSeq protein was modified relative to this genomic sequence to represent the inferred CDS: added 63 bases not found in genome assembly), with translation MVRFVPYFKDKGDSNSSAGWKNSIRHNLSLHSKFIKVHNEATGKSSWWMLNPEGGKSGKAPRRRAASMDNSSKLAKVRGKASKKKASLQAAPEATADSPGSQFPKWPGSPSSRNNEDSDVWTSFRPRTSSNASTISARLSPIMPEQDDLPDEKLLPSLVYSSASSNVPPTVTEELELIDGLNLMSPSSSMLPTQQSPSGGPVQRDSSFSLRTQNSAGQASTFGTSLFNPVDISLQRSVNCFSGPQTLEALLTSSSPPPSDVMMTQVDPILPQTGSRLNSQTFLLLGGQVTQNKTSPVNPRGKPLEQQSESIGASALPSMLSVVASPQNTASMPTLKAPVPAPTAQAVHLGTQPLLSSVSSAPFGVNQDRLPTDLDVDMYMENLECDVDYIINSDLMDGEGLDFNFEPILSTPSYPNTSQASNHTWVPS, from the coding sequence aACTCTATTAGGCACAATTTATCCCTGCACAGCAAGTTCATTAAAGTGCATAATGAAGCTACAGGAAAGAGTTCTTGGTGGATGCTCAATCCTGAAGGTGGTAAAAGTGGGAAAGCACCAAGGAGGAGAGCTGCCTCTATGGACAACAGCAGCAAACTGGCAAAAGTCAGAGGTAAAGCATCCAAAAAGAAGGCCTCACTCCAAGCAGCTCCGGAAGCTACTGCCgacagccctggctcccagttccccaAATGGCCTGGGAGCCCATCATCAAGGAATAATGAGGACTCCGATGTGTGGACCAGTTTCCGGCCTCGAACCAGTTCCAATGCGAGTACCATTAGTGCCAGGCTCTCTCCTATCATGCCTGAGCAGGACGACCTCCCAGATGAAAAGCTTCTTCCTTCTCTAGTGTACTCCAGTGCATCCAGCAATGTCCCACCAACCGTGACTGAGGAGCTTGAACTCATTGATGGGTTAAACCTGATGTCACCCAGTTCATCTATGCTGCCCACCCAGCAGTCTCCCTCAGGTGGTCCAGTCCAGAGAGATTCTAGCTTCTCTTTGAGGACCCAGAATTCAGCTGGCCAGGCCTCTACTTTTGGCACCTCTCTGTTTAACCCTGTTGATATCTCACTGCAGAGATCTGTTAACTGTTTCTCTGGCCCTCAGACCCTGGAAGCTCTCCTGACATCCAGCTCTCCACCTCCCAGTGATGTGATGATGACTCAGGTGGATCCGATCCTCCCTCAAACTGGAAGCAGGCTAAACAGCCAGACTTTTCTGCTTCTAGGTGGACAAGTCACCCAGAATAAAACAAGCCCAGTCAACCCACGAGGAAAGCCTTTGGAGCAGCAGTCAGAGTCAATAGGTGCCAGTGCTTTGCCATCTATGCTTTCTGTGGTGGCATCTCCTCAAAACACAGCCAGCATGCCCACTTTGAaggccccagttccagcaccgACGGCCCAAGCAGTCCATCTGGGCACTCAGCCGCTTCTCTCTTCTGTTAGTTCTGCCCCATTTGGAGTGAACCAGGACAGGCTGCCCACTGACCTGGACGTTGACATGTACATGGAGAACCTTGAATGTGATGTGGATTACATAATCAACAGTGACCTCATGGATGGAGAAGGACTAGACTTCAACTTTGAACCCATTCTATCTACTCCCAGCTACCCCAACACCTCGCAGGCCTCCAACCATACTTGGGTACCAAGTTAA